One Eptesicus fuscus isolate TK198812 chromosome 11, DD_ASM_mEF_20220401, whole genome shotgun sequence genomic region harbors:
- the LOC103290533 gene encoding T-cell surface glycoprotein CD1a-like, which yields MASKDQYEERQNRGSVEQFYLKQKPKTSFPEKEITSVKEMLLLYIPLLAVLAAGDNEDAFQEEISFKIIYSSSFYNRSCVKSRNSAWLGDLQTLREDNSGSVIFLRPWSMGNLTKKEIKELLEYHHALSIEMPNKLHRHARQWQLKYPFEVQATGGCELHPGGAIVAFYQFAYQGSELLHFQNTSWMPSVKDEITAQPMSRVFSQYHVANKITQKMLSDTCPRFLLSILDAGKADLQREVKPEAWLSTGPNPGPDRQMLVCHVSGFHPKPIWVKWMRGEQVQQRTQQSGILPNADGTWYLQVFLEVEATETSGLYCRVRHSSLGGQDIILYLERHRSSRGWIIVAVMVPLVLLTALAFGLRKRWSHCEPPATPLPLE from the exons ATGGCCAGCAAAGACCAGT ACGAAGAAAGACAGAATAGAGGTAGTGTGGAgcagttttatttaaaacagaagCCAAAGACAAGCTTTCCTGAGAAAGAAATAACATCTGTAAAGGAAATGCTGCTTCTGTACATTCCATTGCTAGCTGTTCTCGCAGCAGGTGACAATGAAGATG CCTTCCAGGAGGAGATCTCCTTCAAAATTATCTACAGCTCATCCTTCTACAACCGTTCCTGCGTGAAAAGTCGGAACTCTGCTTGGTTGGGTGACTTGCAGACTCTTCGCGAGGACAACTCTGGCAGTGTTATTTTCCTGCGTCCTTGGTCGATGGGCAACTTGAccaagaaagagataaaagagCTCCTGGAATACCACCACGCGCTCTCCATTGAAATGCCGAACAAACTTCACAGACATGCCCGTCAATGGCAGCTTAAAT ATCCCTTTGAGGTACAAGCAACAGGAGGCTGTGAACTGCACCCTGGGGGAGCCATAGTAGCCTTCTATCAATTTGCTTATCAAGGATCAGAGCTCCTGCACTTCCAGAACACTTCCTGGATGCCATCTGTAAAGGATGAAATTACAGCTCAGCCTATGAGCAGAGTATTCAGTCAGTACCATGTCGCCAACAAAATAACACAGAAGATGCTCAGTGACACCTGCCCACGTTTCCTCTTGAGTATCCTTGATGCAGGGAAGGCAGATCTCCAGAGAGAAG taaaaccagaggcctggctgtCCACTGGCCCCAATCCTGGTCCTGACCGTCAGATGCTGGTTTGCCATGTCTCTGGCTTCCATCCAAAGCCAATTTGGGTAAAGTGGATGCGAGGTGAACAGGTACAGCAGCGCACTCAACAGAGTGGTATCTTGCCCAATGCTGATGGGACATGGTACCTCCAGGTTTTCTTGGAGGTGGAAGCCACTGAGACATCTGGCCTATATTGCCGGGTGAGACATAGCAGCCTAGGAGGCCAGGACATCATCCTCTACTTGG AACGTCACCGTAGCTCCAGGGGCTGGATCATCGTGGCAGTGATGGTGCCCCTGGTGCTCCTGACAGCTCTTGCATTTGGGCTTCGGAAGCGCTG GTCACACTGTGAGCCTCCTGCCACTCCTCTTCCTTTGGAGTGA